Proteins encoded together in one Falco peregrinus isolate bFalPer1 chromosome 2, bFalPer1.pri, whole genome shotgun sequence window:
- the POP5 gene encoding ribonuclease P/MRP protein subunit POP5 produces MVRFKNRYVLCEVVSEDPRCRQCIEDRAVGLAVRDAIGRVHGDYGLACCSISFTVKYVNAYTGTVLLRCRKDFYRLLCSALPFVRQLESRGQRYPCALHTLHVGGTIRTCQKFLIQYNRRQLLMLLQNCTNEEERRCIQKSLLSCSLTEEQSQSGDEEDDGTETD; encoded by the exons ATGGTTCGCTTCAAGAACAG GTATGTGCTGTGCGAGGTGGTCTCGGAGGACCCGCGGTGCCGGCAGTGCATCGAGGACCGCGCCGTCGGCCTCGCCGTGAGGGACGCCATCGGGCGGGTGCACGGGGACTACGGCCTGGCCTGCTGCTCCATCTCCTTCACAG TGAAGTACGTGAACGCCTACACCGGGACGGTGCTGCTGCGCTGCCGCAAGGACTTCtacaggctgctctgctccgCGCTCCCCTTCGTGAGGCAGCTGGAGAGCCGGGGCCAGCGCTACCCCTGCGCCCTGCACACCCTGCACGTCGGAG GTACCATAAGAACATGTCAGAAATTTCTGATTCAGTATAATAGAAGACAGCTGCTGATGTTGTTGCAGAACTGTACAAATGAAG AGGAAAGACGGTGTATACAGAAGTCCTTGTTGAGCTGTTCCCTTACAGAAGAGCAGTCTCAAAGTGGAGATGAGGAAGATGATGGCACAGAGACAGACTAA
- the RNF10 gene encoding RING finger protein 10 isoform X3, whose product MNFQNQAEMLVDGKNASGSKQRYNRKKETSYSKNENFSSQSRRSNSQKSKAFNKMPPQRGGSGGSGKLFSSCNGGRRDEVAEAQRAEFSPAQFSGPKKINLNHLLNFTFEPRGQAGHFDGNGHGNWGKRNKWGHKPFNKELFLQANCQFVVSEEQDYTVHFADPDTLVNWDFVEQVRICSHEVPSCPICLYPPTAAKITRCGHIFCWACILHYLSLSEKTWSKCPICYGSVHKKDLKSVVAMETRQYAIGDTITMQLMRREKGVLIALPKSQWMNVVQPVYIRDDQHSQYSKLLLASREQVLQLVILEEKAALLKQYEEEKHTPEACFIEAAIQELKERETALSADQDKNNGIAGISAAVEELVLESSKAVEPAISQEKKCGVEYLSAFDEELVEPCSDLSSSFSPPVEAEEAVLDEEEVPEVDTVGEPDVNTTEEPKPAETSYQESKNAISSGHLSNSPFYYFYQAEDGQCMYLHPVNVRCLVREYGSLEKSPEKITAAVVEITGYSMTEDIRQRHRYLCHLPLTCEFSICELALKPPVISKETLDLFSDDLEKRRRLRQKKARDERRRERRIEIEENKKQGKYPEVHIALENLQQFPAFTSCPGETTSIDHQSFCLSPLGRSPVFQTDSIPTPLSPAASQVSPLLCGSLEEESPFPSFAQMLRVGKAKPETWPKPAPKTRDENTLALPVPVDSDGESDSSDRIPVPSFQNSFSQAIEAALLKLDKPSTADHLSEEKGGKKRKKQKQKLLFSTSVVHTK is encoded by the exons ATGAACTTCCAAAACCAAGCAGAAATGTTGGTGG aTGGAAAGAATGCGAGTGGATCCAAACAGCGTTACAATCgtaaaaaagaaacttcataTTCAAAAAATGAGAACTTTTCCAGTCAGTCCCGTCGCTCCaattcacagaaaagcaaagcttttaataAGATGCCCCCTCAAAGGGGAGGTAGCGGCGGAAGTGGCAAACTTTTTAGCTCTTGTAATGGTGGAAGACGAGATGAG GTAGCAGAGGCTCAGCGGGCAGAGTTCAGCCCTGCCCAATTCTCTGGTCCCAAGAAGATTAACCTGAACCACTTACTGAACTTCACTTTTGAACCCCGTGGCCAAGCAGGCCATTTTGATGGGAATGGACATGGCAACTGGGGGAAAAGGAACAAGTGGGGACATAAGCCTTTCAACAAGGAGCTCTTTCTACAGGCCAA ctgccagTTTGTTGTCTCTGAAGAACAGGACTACACAGTCCACTTTGCTGATCCAGATACCTTGGTCAACTGGGACTTTGTGGAGCAAGTG CGAATTTGTAGCCATGAAGTACCCTCTTGCCCAATATGTCTGTACCCACCGACCGCAGCAAAGATCACCCGCTGTGGGCATATCTTTTGTTGGGCGTGTATCCTTCACTATCTCTCCTTGAGTGAAAAGACCTGGAGTAAATGTCCCATTTGTTATGGCTCTGTTCACAAGAAGGATCTCAAGAG TGTTGTTGCAATGGAAACACGTCAATATGCAATTGGTGATACCATTACGATGCAACTTatgagaagagagaaaggtGTTCTGATAGCGCTGCCCAAATCTCAGTGGATGAATGTGGTGCAGCCTGTTTACATCAGAG ATGACCAGCACAGTCAGTATTCAAAGCTGCTTCTGGCATCCAGGGAGCAGGTCTTGCAGCTGGTGATTctggaggagaaagcagcattACTAAAACAgtatgaggaagaaaaacacaccCCAGAGGCTTGCTTTATTGAGGCGGCTATCCAGGAACTGAAG GAGCGAGAAACAGCACTCTCTGCTGACCAGGATAAAAACAATGGCATTGCTGGAATCAGTGCAGCTGTGGAAGAATTGGTCCTAGAAAGCTCCAAGGCTGTGGAGCCTGCGATTTCCCAAGAGAAAAAG TGTGGTGTGGAGTATCTCTCTGCGTTTGATGAGGAGCTTGTGGAGCCTTGCTCTGATCTGTCAAGTTCCTTTTCACCTCCTGTGGAAGCAGAAGAGGCAGTGCTGGATGAAGAGGAAGTACCTGAGGTGGACACTGTAGGGGAACCAGATGTGAACACTACAGAAGAACCAAAACCAGCTGAAACAAGCTACCAAGAATCTAAAAATGCAATTAGCAGTGGACATCTTAGCAACTCTCCTTTTTACTATTTCTATCAAG CGGAGGATGGACAGTGTATGTATCTTCACCCTGTGAATGTTCGATGTCTTGTTCGTGAGTACGGCAGCTTGGAGAAGAGTCCAGAGAAGATAACTGCAGCTGTAGTGGAGATAACTGGTTACTCAATGACAGAG GATATAAGACAGCGTCATCGCTACCTCTGTCACTTGCCCCTCACCTGTGAGTTCAGCATTTGTGAACTGGCTTTGAAGCCACCTGTCATCTCTAAGGAGACTTTAGACTTGTTTTCAG ATGACCTTGAAAAGAGGCGGCGTCTACGGCAGAAGAAAGCTCGTGATGAACGACGACGTGAACGCAGAATTGAgatagaagaaaacaagaaacaggGCAAAT ATCCAGAGGTCCATATTGCTTTAGAGAATCTGCAGCAGTTCCCTGCTTTTACCTCTTGCCCTGGAGAAACTACCAGCATTGATCATCAGAGCTTCTGTCTGTCTCCTCTTGGCAGAAGCCCTGTGTTTCAGACAG ACTCTATTCCAACTCCACTGtcacctgctgccagccaggtcAGCCCATTGCTCTGTGGGAGTTTAGAAGAAGagtctcccttcccttcctttgccCAG ATGTTGAGAGTTGgaaaggcaaaaccagaaacatgGCCCAAACCTGCTCCAAAGACAAGAG ATGAGAACACTCTGGCTCTCCCTGTGCCAGTGGATAGCGATGGAGAAAGTGACAGCTCTGACCGCATACCTGTGCCCAGCTTCCAGAATTCCTTCAGTCAAGCTATTGAGGCAGCCCTCCTGAAACTGGACAAACCGTCCACAGCTGATCATTTATCAG aggaaaagggaggcaagaaaagaaagaaacagaagcagaagctATTGTTCAGCACCTCTGTTGTTCACACAAAGTGA
- the RNF10 gene encoding RING finger protein 10 isoform X1, whose translation MLQSPPGATPASASAMDKSSPCGSGAPGSSAGSKGQQPRSASAGPAAVESKPKGDGKNASGSKQRYNRKKETSYSKNENFSSQSRRSNSQKSKAFNKMPPQRGGSGGSGKLFSSCNGGRRDEVAEAQRAEFSPAQFSGPKKINLNHLLNFTFEPRGQAGHFDGNGHGNWGKRNKWGHKPFNKELFLQANCQFVVSEEQDYTVHFADPDTLVNWDFVEQVRICSHEVPSCPICLYPPTAAKITRCGHIFCWACILHYLSLSEKTWSKCPICYGSVHKKDLKSVVAMETRQYAIGDTITMQLMRREKGVLIALPKSQWMNVVQPVYIRDDQHSQYSKLLLASREQVLQLVILEEKAALLKQYEEEKHTPEACFIEAAIQELKERETALSADQDKNNGIAGISAAVEELVLESSKAVEPAISQEKKCGVEYLSAFDEELVEPCSDLSSSFSPPVEAEEAVLDEEEVPEVDTVGEPDVNTTEEPKPAETSYQESKNAISSGHLSNSPFYYFYQAEDGQCMYLHPVNVRCLVREYGSLEKSPEKITAAVVEITGYSMTEDIRQRHRYLCHLPLTCEFSICELALKPPVISKETLDLFSDDLEKRRRLRQKKARDERRRERRIEIEENKKQGKYPEVHIALENLQQFPAFTSCPGETTSIDHQSFCLSPLGRSPVFQTDSIPTPLSPAASQVSPLLCGSLEEESPFPSFAQMLRVGKAKPETWPKPAPKTRDENTLALPVPVDSDGESDSSDRIPVPSFQNSFSQAIEAALLKLDKPSTADHLSEEKGGKKRKKQKQKLLFSTSVVHTK comes from the exons ATGCTGCAGAGCCCGCCCGGCGCGACCCCCGCCTCAGCCTCCGCCATGGACAAGAGCAGCCCCTGCGGCTCCGGTGCGCCTGGCTCCTCGGCCGGCAGCAAAGGGCAGCAGCCGCGATCCGCTTCGGCCGGGCCTGCCGCGGTGGAGTCTAAGCCCAAAGGCG aTGGAAAGAATGCGAGTGGATCCAAACAGCGTTACAATCgtaaaaaagaaacttcataTTCAAAAAATGAGAACTTTTCCAGTCAGTCCCGTCGCTCCaattcacagaaaagcaaagcttttaataAGATGCCCCCTCAAAGGGGAGGTAGCGGCGGAAGTGGCAAACTTTTTAGCTCTTGTAATGGTGGAAGACGAGATGAG GTAGCAGAGGCTCAGCGGGCAGAGTTCAGCCCTGCCCAATTCTCTGGTCCCAAGAAGATTAACCTGAACCACTTACTGAACTTCACTTTTGAACCCCGTGGCCAAGCAGGCCATTTTGATGGGAATGGACATGGCAACTGGGGGAAAAGGAACAAGTGGGGACATAAGCCTTTCAACAAGGAGCTCTTTCTACAGGCCAA ctgccagTTTGTTGTCTCTGAAGAACAGGACTACACAGTCCACTTTGCTGATCCAGATACCTTGGTCAACTGGGACTTTGTGGAGCAAGTG CGAATTTGTAGCCATGAAGTACCCTCTTGCCCAATATGTCTGTACCCACCGACCGCAGCAAAGATCACCCGCTGTGGGCATATCTTTTGTTGGGCGTGTATCCTTCACTATCTCTCCTTGAGTGAAAAGACCTGGAGTAAATGTCCCATTTGTTATGGCTCTGTTCACAAGAAGGATCTCAAGAG TGTTGTTGCAATGGAAACACGTCAATATGCAATTGGTGATACCATTACGATGCAACTTatgagaagagagaaaggtGTTCTGATAGCGCTGCCCAAATCTCAGTGGATGAATGTGGTGCAGCCTGTTTACATCAGAG ATGACCAGCACAGTCAGTATTCAAAGCTGCTTCTGGCATCCAGGGAGCAGGTCTTGCAGCTGGTGATTctggaggagaaagcagcattACTAAAACAgtatgaggaagaaaaacacaccCCAGAGGCTTGCTTTATTGAGGCGGCTATCCAGGAACTGAAG GAGCGAGAAACAGCACTCTCTGCTGACCAGGATAAAAACAATGGCATTGCTGGAATCAGTGCAGCTGTGGAAGAATTGGTCCTAGAAAGCTCCAAGGCTGTGGAGCCTGCGATTTCCCAAGAGAAAAAG TGTGGTGTGGAGTATCTCTCTGCGTTTGATGAGGAGCTTGTGGAGCCTTGCTCTGATCTGTCAAGTTCCTTTTCACCTCCTGTGGAAGCAGAAGAGGCAGTGCTGGATGAAGAGGAAGTACCTGAGGTGGACACTGTAGGGGAACCAGATGTGAACACTACAGAAGAACCAAAACCAGCTGAAACAAGCTACCAAGAATCTAAAAATGCAATTAGCAGTGGACATCTTAGCAACTCTCCTTTTTACTATTTCTATCAAG CGGAGGATGGACAGTGTATGTATCTTCACCCTGTGAATGTTCGATGTCTTGTTCGTGAGTACGGCAGCTTGGAGAAGAGTCCAGAGAAGATAACTGCAGCTGTAGTGGAGATAACTGGTTACTCAATGACAGAG GATATAAGACAGCGTCATCGCTACCTCTGTCACTTGCCCCTCACCTGTGAGTTCAGCATTTGTGAACTGGCTTTGAAGCCACCTGTCATCTCTAAGGAGACTTTAGACTTGTTTTCAG ATGACCTTGAAAAGAGGCGGCGTCTACGGCAGAAGAAAGCTCGTGATGAACGACGACGTGAACGCAGAATTGAgatagaagaaaacaagaaacaggGCAAAT ATCCAGAGGTCCATATTGCTTTAGAGAATCTGCAGCAGTTCCCTGCTTTTACCTCTTGCCCTGGAGAAACTACCAGCATTGATCATCAGAGCTTCTGTCTGTCTCCTCTTGGCAGAAGCCCTGTGTTTCAGACAG ACTCTATTCCAACTCCACTGtcacctgctgccagccaggtcAGCCCATTGCTCTGTGGGAGTTTAGAAGAAGagtctcccttcccttcctttgccCAG ATGTTGAGAGTTGgaaaggcaaaaccagaaacatgGCCCAAACCTGCTCCAAAGACAAGAG ATGAGAACACTCTGGCTCTCCCTGTGCCAGTGGATAGCGATGGAGAAAGTGACAGCTCTGACCGCATACCTGTGCCCAGCTTCCAGAATTCCTTCAGTCAAGCTATTGAGGCAGCCCTCCTGAAACTGGACAAACCGTCCACAGCTGATCATTTATCAG aggaaaagggaggcaagaaaagaaagaaacagaagcagaagctATTGTTCAGCACCTCTGTTGTTCACACAAAGTGA
- the RNF10 gene encoding RING finger protein 10 isoform X2: MLQSPPGATPASASAMDKSSPCGSGAPGSSAGSKGQQPRSASAGPAAVESKPKGDGKNASGSKQRYNRKKETSYSKNENFSSQSRRSNSQKSKAFNKMPPQRGGSGGSGKLFSSCNGGRRDEVAEAQRAEFSPAQFSGPKKINLNHLLNFTFEPRGQAGHFDGNGHGNWGKRNKWGHKPFNKELFLQANCQFVVSEEQDYTVHFADPDTLVNWDFVEQVRICSHEVPSCPICLYPPTAAKITRCGHIFCWACILHYLSLSEKTWSKCPICYGSVHKKDLKSVVAMETRQYAIGDTITMQLMRREKGVLIALPKSQWMNVVQPVYIRDDQHSQYSKLLLASREQVLQLVILEEKAALLKQYEEEKHTPEACFIEAAIQELKERETALSADQDKNNGIAGISAAVEELVLESSKAVEPAISQEKKCGVEYLSAFDEELVEPCSDLSSSFSPPVEAEEAVLDEEEVPEVDTVGEPDVNTTEEPKPAETSYQESKNAISSGHLSNSPFYYFYQAEDGQCMYLHPVNVRCLVREYGSLEKSPEKITAAVVEITGYSMTEDIRQRHRYLCHLPLTCEFSICELALKPPVISKETLDLFSDDLEKRRRLRQKKARDERRRERRIEIEENKKQGKYPEVHIALENLQQFPAFTSCPGETTSIDHQSFCLSPLGRSPVFQTDSIPTPLSPAASQVSPLLCGSLEEESPFPSFAQMLRVGKAKPETWPKPAPKTRDENTLALPVPVDSDGESDSSDRIPVPSFQNSFSQAIEAALLKLDKPSTADHLSEEKVNK; encoded by the exons ATGCTGCAGAGCCCGCCCGGCGCGACCCCCGCCTCAGCCTCCGCCATGGACAAGAGCAGCCCCTGCGGCTCCGGTGCGCCTGGCTCCTCGGCCGGCAGCAAAGGGCAGCAGCCGCGATCCGCTTCGGCCGGGCCTGCCGCGGTGGAGTCTAAGCCCAAAGGCG aTGGAAAGAATGCGAGTGGATCCAAACAGCGTTACAATCgtaaaaaagaaacttcataTTCAAAAAATGAGAACTTTTCCAGTCAGTCCCGTCGCTCCaattcacagaaaagcaaagcttttaataAGATGCCCCCTCAAAGGGGAGGTAGCGGCGGAAGTGGCAAACTTTTTAGCTCTTGTAATGGTGGAAGACGAGATGAG GTAGCAGAGGCTCAGCGGGCAGAGTTCAGCCCTGCCCAATTCTCTGGTCCCAAGAAGATTAACCTGAACCACTTACTGAACTTCACTTTTGAACCCCGTGGCCAAGCAGGCCATTTTGATGGGAATGGACATGGCAACTGGGGGAAAAGGAACAAGTGGGGACATAAGCCTTTCAACAAGGAGCTCTTTCTACAGGCCAA ctgccagTTTGTTGTCTCTGAAGAACAGGACTACACAGTCCACTTTGCTGATCCAGATACCTTGGTCAACTGGGACTTTGTGGAGCAAGTG CGAATTTGTAGCCATGAAGTACCCTCTTGCCCAATATGTCTGTACCCACCGACCGCAGCAAAGATCACCCGCTGTGGGCATATCTTTTGTTGGGCGTGTATCCTTCACTATCTCTCCTTGAGTGAAAAGACCTGGAGTAAATGTCCCATTTGTTATGGCTCTGTTCACAAGAAGGATCTCAAGAG TGTTGTTGCAATGGAAACACGTCAATATGCAATTGGTGATACCATTACGATGCAACTTatgagaagagagaaaggtGTTCTGATAGCGCTGCCCAAATCTCAGTGGATGAATGTGGTGCAGCCTGTTTACATCAGAG ATGACCAGCACAGTCAGTATTCAAAGCTGCTTCTGGCATCCAGGGAGCAGGTCTTGCAGCTGGTGATTctggaggagaaagcagcattACTAAAACAgtatgaggaagaaaaacacaccCCAGAGGCTTGCTTTATTGAGGCGGCTATCCAGGAACTGAAG GAGCGAGAAACAGCACTCTCTGCTGACCAGGATAAAAACAATGGCATTGCTGGAATCAGTGCAGCTGTGGAAGAATTGGTCCTAGAAAGCTCCAAGGCTGTGGAGCCTGCGATTTCCCAAGAGAAAAAG TGTGGTGTGGAGTATCTCTCTGCGTTTGATGAGGAGCTTGTGGAGCCTTGCTCTGATCTGTCAAGTTCCTTTTCACCTCCTGTGGAAGCAGAAGAGGCAGTGCTGGATGAAGAGGAAGTACCTGAGGTGGACACTGTAGGGGAACCAGATGTGAACACTACAGAAGAACCAAAACCAGCTGAAACAAGCTACCAAGAATCTAAAAATGCAATTAGCAGTGGACATCTTAGCAACTCTCCTTTTTACTATTTCTATCAAG CGGAGGATGGACAGTGTATGTATCTTCACCCTGTGAATGTTCGATGTCTTGTTCGTGAGTACGGCAGCTTGGAGAAGAGTCCAGAGAAGATAACTGCAGCTGTAGTGGAGATAACTGGTTACTCAATGACAGAG GATATAAGACAGCGTCATCGCTACCTCTGTCACTTGCCCCTCACCTGTGAGTTCAGCATTTGTGAACTGGCTTTGAAGCCACCTGTCATCTCTAAGGAGACTTTAGACTTGTTTTCAG ATGACCTTGAAAAGAGGCGGCGTCTACGGCAGAAGAAAGCTCGTGATGAACGACGACGTGAACGCAGAATTGAgatagaagaaaacaagaaacaggGCAAAT ATCCAGAGGTCCATATTGCTTTAGAGAATCTGCAGCAGTTCCCTGCTTTTACCTCTTGCCCTGGAGAAACTACCAGCATTGATCATCAGAGCTTCTGTCTGTCTCCTCTTGGCAGAAGCCCTGTGTTTCAGACAG ACTCTATTCCAACTCCACTGtcacctgctgccagccaggtcAGCCCATTGCTCTGTGGGAGTTTAGAAGAAGagtctcccttcccttcctttgccCAG ATGTTGAGAGTTGgaaaggcaaaaccagaaacatgGCCCAAACCTGCTCCAAAGACAAGAG ATGAGAACACTCTGGCTCTCCCTGTGCCAGTGGATAGCGATGGAGAAAGTGACAGCTCTGACCGCATACCTGTGCCCAGCTTCCAGAATTCCTTCAGTCAAGCTATTGAGGCAGCCCTCCTGAAACTGGACAAACCGTCCACAGCTGATCATTTATCAG